Proteins co-encoded in one bacterium genomic window:
- a CDS encoding TIGR04222 domain-containing membrane protein, with product MNPFELPGPIFLLFYSVVVIVALVIAHGKRVSMEKGEPPRGLMDPYLIAYLRGGENELIRVATISLMDRGFLQIKGTNLQTTKPAAVDIVRHDVERRILEKCLNERETASLFDDSGLHALASSYQSELQQKELLPDEQLKSKRISIFFVTASFLGILAGAKIMKAVLEGRSNIIFLIILAIVAVLITLKVTNPRTTQRGKLFLKDLKTLLSGLKQRAAQGYMMRSGETNELALLAAVFGVASVPEPAIPGLKKLFAKATSSSSSVFTSSCGSSCGSSCGSSCGGGCGGGCGGCGGD from the coding sequence ATGAACCCATTCGAACTTCCTGGTCCTATATTTCTGCTTTTCTATTCTGTTGTTGTAATTGTTGCGCTAGTTATCGCTCACGGGAAACGAGTGTCCATGGAGAAAGGAGAGCCGCCACGCGGATTGATGGATCCTTATTTGATTGCATACCTCCGTGGCGGCGAAAACGAGCTGATCCGCGTTGCCACGATTTCGCTGATGGACCGTGGTTTTCTCCAGATCAAAGGAACCAATTTGCAGACCACTAAACCGGCCGCAGTTGACATTGTAAGGCACGATGTCGAGAGAAGGATCCTGGAGAAATGCCTGAACGAACGGGAGACCGCGAGTTTATTTGATGATTCAGGACTGCACGCCCTGGCGTCGTCGTATCAGTCTGAGCTCCAGCAAAAAGAACTTCTGCCTGATGAACAACTGAAATCAAAACGGATATCCATATTCTTTGTGACGGCATCTTTCCTTGGCATCCTTGCCGGCGCGAAAATCATGAAAGCCGTTCTCGAAGGCCGTTCCAATATTATTTTTCTCATCATTCTTGCTATTGTTGCAGTCCTTATTACTCTGAAAGTAACGAACCCACGAACCACCCAGCGAGGGAAACTATTTCTAAAAGATCTCAAAACGCTTCTTTCGGGATTGAAACAGCGGGCCGCACAAGGGTATATGATGCGAAGCGGAGAGACAAATGAACTTGCTTTGTTGGCCGCTGTATTTGGAGTTGCGTCTGTTCCCGAGCCGGCGATTCCAGGCTTGAAAAAGCTATTCGCGAAAGCAACTTCCTCCTCCTCTTCAGTATTCACATCTTCTTGTGGGTCGTCCTGTGGCTCTTCTTGCGGATCCTCCTGTGGAGGCGGCTGTGGTGGTGGATGCGGAGGATGCGGAGGGGATTGA